In Acidobacteriaceae bacterium, the following are encoded in one genomic region:
- a CDS encoding ABC transporter ATP-binding protein: protein MGLTDNPLLDVQDLRIRFGAYEAVRGVSFSVRAGETLGLVGESGSGKSATSLALMGLLPSSAMITGSVRFAEHSSLLSLGEAPLRRLRGREVAMIFQEPMTALNPVMSIGRQIAEAVEAHHPKLGRSEVKERVLRALHEVALPDPERRYGDYPHQFSGGQRQRIVIAMALVNRPRLVIADEPTTALDVTVQEQILALLRRLRDEHGLAMIFISHDLAVVGEIADRIAVMQQGGIVESGAAHDVLLRPQHAYTRQLLAAAPTMQTDRSRPLAVRADSAVS from the coding sequence ATGGGGCTTACTGACAATCCGCTGCTTGACGTTCAGGACCTGCGCATTCGCTTTGGTGCGTATGAGGCGGTGCGGGGTGTTTCGTTCAGCGTTCGCGCCGGGGAAACGCTCGGACTCGTCGGCGAGTCGGGCTCGGGAAAGTCCGCTACCAGCCTCGCGCTGATGGGACTGCTCCCGTCTTCTGCGATGATCACCGGCTCCGTCCGGTTTGCGGAGCATTCCAGCCTGCTCTCGCTTGGTGAGGCCCCGCTTCGTCGGCTTCGTGGGCGCGAGGTTGCGATGATCTTTCAGGAGCCGATGACGGCGCTGAACCCTGTCATGAGCATCGGCCGACAGATTGCCGAAGCGGTTGAGGCACATCATCCGAAGCTTGGCCGTAGCGAGGTGAAAGAGCGCGTGCTGCGTGCGTTGCATGAGGTGGCTCTGCCTGATCCTGAGCGGCGTTATGGAGATTATCCGCACCAGTTTTCGGGCGGGCAAAGGCAGCGCATCGTGATCGCGATGGCGCTGGTGAATCGCCCGCGGCTGGTGATTGCGGATGAGCCGACAACGGCGCTCGACGTCACGGTACAAGAGCAGATTCTCGCGCTGCTGCGACGGCTGCGCGATGAGCATGGGTTAGCGATGATCTTCATCTCGCACGACCTGGCGGTTGTGGGCGAAATTGCCGATCGCATTGCGGTGATGCAGCAGGGAGGCATCGTCGAGAGCGGCGCAGCGCACGATGTTTTGCTGCGTCCGCAACATGCGTATACGCGTCAGCTTCTGGCCGCTGCTCCTACGATGCAGACGGACCGGTCGCGTCCACTGGCCGTGCGGGCCGACTCTGCCGTATCGTGA
- a CDS encoding histidine triad nucleotide-binding protein, whose amino-acid sequence MDCLFCKIVAGDIPVTRLYEDDLVLAFPDISPQAPTHILVIPKKHIRSHAHAATADKEMLGHLLFAVGELARERKLDNGYRLVVNTGPDGGQTVDHLHVHLLGGRSMHWPPG is encoded by the coding sequence ATGGACTGCCTCTTCTGCAAGATCGTTGCGGGTGATATTCCGGTTACGCGGCTGTACGAGGACGATCTCGTGCTGGCGTTTCCTGATATCTCGCCGCAGGCCCCGACGCACATCCTCGTCATCCCCAAGAAGCACATTCGTTCCCACGCGCACGCTGCGACAGCGGACAAGGAGATGCTCGGGCATCTACTCTTCGCGGTGGGCGAACTCGCCCGGGAACGCAAGCTCGACAACGGCTATCGACTTGTCGTCAACACGGGTCCGGATGGAGGACAGACAGTCGACCATCTGCACGTTCATCTGCTGGGCGGCCGCTCGATGCACTGGCCTCCGGGCTAA
- the msrA gene encoding peptide-methionine (S)-S-oxide reductase MsrA has translation MALFGTPKRTEPIPAPFHDIVAPEAGYEAGQTETAIFAGGCFWGVQSVFQRVRGVIDTVVGYTGGAEETANYRTVCEDWTGHAEAIEITFDPSVVTYGTLLRIFFSVVHDPTQLNRQGNDVGTSYRSGIFTTDDQQTRIAREYIQQLNDAHTFSSPIVTTVDPLITFFRGEEYHQDYAMKNPQNPYIQVCDVPKVAALEQQFPEWLQGYRIR, from the coding sequence ATGGCACTCTTCGGAACACCCAAGCGTACGGAACCGATTCCCGCTCCTTTTCACGACATTGTCGCCCCGGAAGCCGGCTATGAAGCCGGCCAGACGGAGACCGCTATCTTTGCGGGTGGTTGTTTCTGGGGCGTGCAGTCTGTCTTTCAGCGCGTTCGCGGCGTGATCGACACAGTCGTGGGCTATACCGGCGGCGCAGAGGAGACAGCGAACTATCGCACTGTCTGTGAAGACTGGACCGGCCACGCCGAGGCGATCGAGATCACCTTCGACCCCAGCGTGGTGACGTACGGAACGCTGCTGCGCATCTTCTTCTCCGTCGTGCATGATCCGACGCAGCTCAACCGCCAGGGCAACGACGTGGGCACCAGCTATCGTTCGGGCATCTTCACCACCGACGACCAGCAGACTCGCATCGCGCGGGAGTACATCCAGCAGCTCAACGACGCGCACACTTTCTCCAGCCCCATCGTGACCACCGTCGACCCGCTCATCACGTTCTTCCGTGGCGAGGAGTATCACCAGGATTATGCGATGAAGAACCCGCAGAATCCCTACATTCAGGTCTGCGATGTGCCTAAGGTGGCGGCCCTGGAGCAGCAGTTCCCGGAGTGGTTGCAGGGGTACCGTATCCGTTAG
- a CDS encoding patatin-like phospholipase family protein gives MTARSLFLSFVLVAMPTSVLLAQAPVSLPAGGSPELQQTSGKGQKNTTGIGSKDAPSTQTGQDSTSASKPATGGSDSSASDTKLHLKPIDPSTPPTDLPKNRPVIGVAMGGGAALALSEIGTLQWLEDHHIPVDVIAGTSMGSILAALYSTGKTPEQMKHVLTDDTVNRVFRIGSDYAGLNYRRREDSREVPAGLGVGLKRGVSFRNSLLTDTGLNELLDREFLRYNDQTDFNNLPIPFRCQATDLNAAKTVTFARGSLQNAVRASASIPGAFRPFEMDGHEYVDGAILENLPTQDVKAMHADVVIAISLPLSPVGKGDLDSIIGVLQRAFSVGIEANEERSRKLANVVIMPDVTGFSANSYLATQALAKRGYEAAEKQKAVLMKYAVSDEEWAAYLEHKQSRERPPTGDVIQVKVKAPNQQVSGVVHTIFQPVVGKPVNTDEIETKLALVRSDGRYDADYTVGYPTPQSNEPIILVDVRDKKTGPPFLDLGLDMQAQTGGVTRATVGGIFNWQDVGGYGSGFRAKIDVGFLTRLEGEYYWKPKPLGHYFLAPSVDLNRRPYYIYSGDYRQAERQSQFLGVGGDMGWTDNKYQELRVGGNFQHVQWTTTTGSDGLPDYTGNATKVRARYVFDNQDRALVPHRGIRAIADAGYWFNTTAAKVGQTYTAGAPRFTGQIEFAHTLLKKNTILINAEGGTLGNRYVAQPYRFTLGGPLRLAASAIDQYRGTDYWLLTPGYLRRVAKLPAPLGQSIYVGAVYEAGQMRGPDQQTATRQDVYFGIVAETPLGVITVAPAFGDHGERKFTFTLGRFF, from the coding sequence GTGACCGCTCGCTCGTTGTTTTTGTCGTTTGTGCTGGTTGCCATGCCAACATCCGTATTGCTGGCGCAGGCTCCTGTGTCTTTGCCTGCGGGCGGTTCTCCGGAGCTACAGCAGACCTCGGGCAAGGGGCAGAAGAACACTACGGGCATTGGCAGCAAGGACGCTCCTTCGACGCAGACCGGGCAGGACTCCACCTCTGCCTCGAAGCCAGCTACAGGGGGCAGCGATTCTTCAGCCTCTGATACGAAGCTCCATCTCAAGCCGATCGATCCCTCCACGCCTCCAACGGATCTGCCAAAGAACCGGCCGGTAATTGGCGTGGCTATGGGTGGCGGCGCGGCGCTCGCGCTGAGCGAGATTGGCACGCTGCAGTGGCTGGAAGACCACCACATTCCTGTCGATGTGATAGCCGGAACGTCAATGGGGTCGATTCTTGCGGCGCTGTACTCGACCGGCAAGACGCCTGAGCAGATGAAGCATGTTCTGACGGACGATACAGTGAACCGCGTCTTCCGCATCGGGTCGGACTACGCCGGGCTGAACTATCGTCGCCGCGAGGACTCGCGCGAGGTTCCTGCCGGTCTTGGCGTTGGCTTGAAGCGCGGCGTCAGCTTCCGTAACTCGCTGCTGACGGACACCGGATTGAACGAACTGCTTGACCGCGAGTTTCTTCGTTACAACGATCAGACGGACTTCAACAATTTGCCGATTCCGTTCCGCTGCCAGGCTACGGATCTGAATGCGGCGAAGACTGTAACCTTCGCGCGCGGCTCGCTGCAGAACGCAGTGCGCGCTTCGGCGTCGATCCCCGGTGCGTTCCGCCCGTTTGAGATGGATGGCCATGAGTACGTCGATGGAGCCATTCTTGAAAACCTGCCGACGCAGGACGTGAAGGCGATGCACGCGGATGTCGTCATCGCGATCAGTCTTCCGCTAAGCCCGGTAGGCAAGGGCGATCTGGACTCGATCATCGGTGTGTTGCAGCGTGCGTTCTCTGTCGGCATCGAAGCGAACGAGGAGCGCAGCCGCAAGCTGGCGAATGTGGTCATCATGCCGGATGTGACGGGCTTCAGCGCGAACAGTTATCTCGCGACGCAGGCGCTGGCCAAGCGCGGTTATGAAGCCGCGGAAAAGCAGAAGGCCGTGCTGATGAAGTATGCCGTCTCTGACGAGGAGTGGGCTGCGTACCTGGAGCATAAGCAGAGCCGGGAGCGTCCACCCACAGGGGACGTGATCCAGGTAAAGGTGAAGGCGCCGAACCAGCAGGTTTCGGGCGTCGTACACACGATCTTCCAGCCGGTAGTGGGTAAGCCGGTCAATACGGATGAGATCGAGACGAAGCTTGCTCTGGTACGCTCCGACGGCCGCTACGACGCGGACTATACCGTGGGCTATCCCACGCCACAGTCCAATGAGCCGATCATTCTTGTCGATGTTCGCGACAAGAAGACCGGTCCACCGTTCCTCGATCTGGGGCTCGACATGCAGGCCCAGACCGGTGGCGTGACACGCGCCACAGTCGGTGGCATCTTCAACTGGCAGGATGTAGGCGGCTATGGTTCGGGCTTCCGCGCCAAGATCGACGTAGGCTTCCTTACGCGGCTTGAAGGGGAGTACTACTGGAAGCCCAAGCCGCTTGGCCATTACTTCCTTGCGCCCAGTGTTGATCTCAACCGCCGCCCGTACTACATCTACAGCGGCGACTATCGGCAAGCCGAGCGGCAGTCGCAGTTCCTGGGAGTCGGCGGGGACATGGGCTGGACCGACAACAAGTATCAGGAGCTTCGTGTCGGCGGCAACTTCCAACACGTTCAATGGACGACGACCACGGGCTCCGATGGCTTGCCGGATTACACCGGCAACGCCACCAAGGTGCGTGCTCGATACGTTTTCGACAACCAGGACCGTGCGCTGGTGCCACACCGCGGCATTCGGGCTATCGCCGACGCAGGGTATTGGTTCAACACGACCGCTGCGAAGGTGGGACAAACCTATACCGCTGGCGCACCGCGCTTCACAGGCCAGATCGAGTTCGCTCACACGCTGTTAAAGAAGAACACGATTCTGATCAACGCAGAAGGCGGCACGCTGGGCAACCGGTATGTGGCGCAGCCCTACCGCTTTACCCTGGGCGGACCGTTGCGGCTGGCGGCTTCGGCGATCGATCAGTATCGCGGCACGGATTACTGGCTGCTTACGCCGGGCTATCTGCGTCGCGTCGCCAAGCTGCCCGCACCGCTCGGCCAGTCAATCTATGTGGGCGCTGTCTATGAAGCTGGACAGATGCGCGGGCCAGATCAGCAGACGGCCACCCGGCAGGATGTGTACTTCGGCATCGTGGCAGAAACGCCGCTTGGCGTTATCACGGTGGCTCCTGCGTTCGGCGATCACGGCGAGCGCAAGTTCACCTTCACGCTGGGGCGCTTCTTCTAG
- a CDS encoding metallophosphoesterase family protein — translation MRALVLSDIHGNVHALEAVLQAASGWDELWNLGDAVGYGGNPNEVLDRLRELAHLHVRGNHDRVCSGLTSTHGFNPIAAEAATWTRQKLTVANLEWLRSWPQGPLRATERVSCAHGSPMHEDHYIMSMRDAWTPLQRMETDLTFFGHTHVQGSFSQHHEDWEESRPQYKAQNEFEAWSTEIAPGSRHLFNPGSVGQPRDSDWRAAFAIYDDEANRVTFFRTPYDIEAAQHAIREAHLPERLATRLATGR, via the coding sequence ATGCGCGCTCTAGTCCTCTCCGACATCCACGGCAATGTACATGCACTCGAGGCCGTACTGCAGGCTGCGAGCGGGTGGGATGAGCTCTGGAACCTTGGCGATGCGGTCGGTTACGGCGGCAACCCGAACGAGGTGCTGGACCGCCTTCGCGAGCTGGCGCATCTCCATGTTCGCGGCAACCACGACCGCGTCTGCTCCGGCCTGACCAGCACGCATGGCTTCAACCCCATCGCCGCAGAAGCCGCCACCTGGACGCGCCAGAAGCTTACGGTCGCCAACCTGGAGTGGCTGCGCAGCTGGCCCCAAGGGCCGCTTCGTGCCACCGAACGCGTCTCCTGCGCTCACGGTTCGCCGATGCACGAAGACCACTACATCATGAGCATGCGCGATGCGTGGACTCCGCTGCAGCGCATGGAAACCGACCTGACCTTCTTCGGCCACACGCACGTTCAGGGAAGCTTCTCCCAACACCACGAAGACTGGGAAGAGTCGCGTCCGCAGTACAAGGCGCAGAACGAGTTCGAAGCCTGGTCCACGGAGATTGCTCCCGGCTCGCGCCACCTCTTCAACCCCGGCTCGGTCGGCCAGCCACGCGACAGCGACTGGCGTGCGGCCTTCGCGATCTACGACGATGAAGCCAATCGCGTAACTTTCTTCCGCACCCCCTACGACATTGAGGCCGCGCAGCACGCGATTCGCGAAGCGCACCTGCCGGAGAGGCTTGCAACTCGCCTGGCCACAGGCCGCTAA
- a CDS encoding M48 family metallopeptidase, with protein sequence MRTRLLALLLFCASLLTVVGVAHASETIAEHKANAYAAEQLASHPVWGNLPDYSLAPAKLAEAQSVEHTRNTLYFVGMIWGFVQAILLLWLGIIAWMRDRAVAAGANLRARGARFRAFWIECAIFAVLYSLAGTVLDLPLAIFGHHLQRLHGLSVQGWGGWLGDQGKSLGLGLLGSILSFALLMFMIRWLPRVWWLVFWAVLAPLTIAMIYAMPIYIDPLFNKFEPLQKTQPELVAKLELIVKKGHMDIPPERMFLMKASSKVTTINAYVTGFGGSKRVVVWDTALQKATPDEVLFIFGHESGHYVLGHVMQGMKQIFLGLLIVFFLGYFVLQWMLRRFGPQWRITAQSDWGTIAVFFFVISIFSTLLTPVINVSSRQKEHAADVYGMEAVHGIVASPQDVAQQAFVVLGKNSLVVPNEPVWLELWLENHPQIGRRAAFAHAYDPWADGVEPKYFKK encoded by the coding sequence ATGCGTACTCGCCTCCTCGCACTGCTGCTTTTCTGCGCTTCCCTGCTGACAGTTGTTGGCGTCGCGCACGCCAGCGAAACCATCGCCGAGCACAAGGCCAACGCCTACGCCGCCGAGCAACTCGCCTCGCATCCGGTGTGGGGCAACCTGCCGGATTACTCGCTCGCTCCTGCCAAGCTCGCCGAGGCACAGTCCGTCGAACACACACGGAATACGCTCTACTTTGTTGGCATGATCTGGGGCTTCGTGCAGGCGATCCTGCTGCTCTGGCTCGGCATCATCGCCTGGATGCGCGACCGCGCCGTGGCTGCGGGTGCCAACCTTCGTGCACGCGGCGCACGCTTCCGCGCCTTCTGGATCGAGTGCGCCATCTTCGCCGTGCTCTACAGCCTGGCAGGCACGGTGCTTGATCTTCCGCTCGCGATCTTCGGCCACCATCTGCAACGCCTGCACGGACTCTCCGTGCAGGGTTGGGGTGGGTGGCTCGGCGACCAGGGCAAGAGTCTGGGGCTCGGGCTCCTCGGTTCCATCCTCTCCTTTGCGCTGCTGATGTTCATGATCCGCTGGTTGCCGCGTGTGTGGTGGCTGGTCTTCTGGGCCGTGCTCGCTCCGCTCACCATCGCCATGATCTATGCGATGCCGATCTATATCGACCCCTTGTTCAACAAGTTTGAGCCGCTGCAGAAGACGCAGCCCGAGCTGGTCGCAAAGCTCGAGCTGATCGTAAAGAAAGGCCACATGGACATCCCACCCGAGCGCATGTTCCTGATGAAGGCCAGCTCCAAAGTCACGACGATCAACGCTTATGTGACAGGCTTTGGCGGCTCCAAGCGCGTCGTCGTCTGGGACACCGCGTTACAGAAAGCCACGCCCGATGAAGTGCTCTTCATCTTCGGCCACGAGAGCGGCCACTACGTGCTCGGCCATGTGATGCAGGGCATGAAGCAGATCTTCCTCGGCCTGCTGATCGTCTTCTTCCTCGGCTATTTCGTGCTGCAGTGGATGCTGCGGCGCTTCGGCCCGCAGTGGAGAATTACGGCGCAGTCCGACTGGGGAACGATCGCCGTCTTCTTCTTCGTGATCAGCATCTTCTCCACCCTGCTCACGCCAGTTATCAATGTCTCCAGCCGTCAGAAGGAGCATGCCGCAGACGTTTACGGCATGGAAGCGGTTCATGGCATCGTCGCCAGCCCACAGGACGTGGCGCAGCAGGCCTTCGTCGTGCTCGGTAAGAATTCGCTCGTCGTACCCAACGAGCCGGTGTGGCTGGAGCTCTGGCTGGAGAACCATCCGCAGATCGGCCGTCGTGCAGCGTTCGCCCATGCGTACGATCCCTGGGCCGATGGCGTTGAACCAAAGTACTTCAAGAAGTAA
- a CDS encoding M13 family metallopeptidase, whose protein sequence is MRKLLGLALLASAACGVAAAQTGMAASGAASAPVARPLTAMPYSPSLDTTSMDRAVDPCNDFYKFSCGGWQARNPIPADQSHWDVYSKLANDNMQFLWGVLAEDAKLAKRDAVQQKIGDYFGACMNTEAIDARGDSPLKPVLAEVNGFKSREALIAALPLLDRDNFGSFLFGAGTTQDAVDSSLMIVELDASGLGLPDRDYYLKSDEKSVKLRAQYVEFLTKLITLYGETPEQAKADAEATLKIETALAKASLSRVDRRDPHKVYHMMTVAELKALVPSIQWARYFEIEGAAKPEKLNVSQPEYMKAVNTELTTEPVEVLRSYLRTHLMLGAAPFLAHPFEQANFDFYSHTLRGTPQMPPRWKVCVRGVDRNLGEALGQEFVRRTFSADTKAKTVLMTEQIEAAMKQEIEGLDWMSPATKTEALRKLHAIRNKVGYPDKWRDYTALTVKPGDYFGNARRASAFENTREWNKLGKPVDLNEWGMTPPTVNAYFNPQMNDINFPAGVLQPPLYDPKSDDAPNYGNTGSTIGHELTHAFDDEGRQFDWKGNLRDWWTPEDAKGFEQRIQCVRDQYAGFVVVDDMHINSKLTSGEDVADLGGTLLAYMAWKKETEGEHLMPKDGLTPDQRYFVGMAQWACENARPEQLRVQTITDPHSPGFARINGVVSNMPEFQKAFGCKAGQPMVHTPSCKVW, encoded by the coding sequence ATGCGTAAATTGCTTGGTTTGGCGCTGCTGGCTTCAGCAGCCTGTGGCGTGGCGGCAGCACAAACAGGAATGGCGGCTTCTGGCGCTGCAAGCGCCCCCGTGGCCAGGCCGCTTACCGCGATGCCGTACTCGCCGTCGCTCGACACCACCAGCATGGACCGCGCGGTCGATCCCTGCAATGATTTCTACAAGTTCTCCTGCGGCGGCTGGCAGGCGCGTAACCCGATCCCTGCCGATCAGTCGCATTGGGACGTCTACTCCAAGCTGGCCAACGACAACATGCAGTTCCTGTGGGGCGTTCTGGCGGAAGACGCGAAGCTGGCCAAACGCGATGCCGTGCAGCAGAAGATCGGTGACTACTTCGGTGCCTGCATGAACACGGAAGCCATTGACGCTCGTGGCGACTCGCCGCTGAAGCCGGTGCTGGCTGAGGTGAATGGCTTCAAGAGCCGCGAAGCCCTCATCGCCGCGCTGCCGCTGCTAGACCGCGACAACTTCGGTTCGTTCCTCTTCGGTGCTGGCACAACGCAGGATGCAGTGGACTCCTCGCTGATGATCGTGGAACTCGACGCCAGCGGACTCGGGCTGCCGGACCGCGACTACTACCTGAAGAGCGACGAGAAGAGCGTGAAGCTTCGCGCGCAGTACGTCGAATTCCTCACAAAGCTCATCACGCTCTACGGCGAAACTCCGGAGCAGGCCAAGGCCGACGCCGAGGCCACGCTGAAGATCGAGACCGCGCTGGCGAAGGCTTCGCTCTCGCGCGTCGATCGCCGCGATCCGCACAAGGTGTACCACATGATGACCGTGGCCGAGCTCAAAGCGCTTGTGCCCAGCATCCAATGGGCGCGCTACTTCGAGATCGAAGGCGCAGCAAAGCCCGAGAAGCTGAACGTCTCACAGCCCGAGTATATGAAGGCTGTGAACACGGAGCTGACCACGGAGCCGGTCGAGGTGCTGCGTTCGTACCTCCGCACGCATCTGATGCTTGGCGCCGCACCTTTCCTCGCGCATCCGTTCGAGCAGGCGAACTTTGACTTCTACTCGCACACGCTGCGTGGCACGCCTCAGATGCCGCCGCGCTGGAAGGTTTGCGTTCGTGGCGTCGATCGCAACCTGGGAGAAGCGCTGGGGCAGGAGTTCGTCCGCCGCACCTTCTCGGCTGACACCAAGGCCAAGACCGTGCTGATGACCGAGCAGATTGAAGCGGCCATGAAGCAGGAGATTGAAGGGCTCGACTGGATGAGCCCGGCGACGAAGACGGAAGCCCTGCGCAAGCTGCATGCGATCCGCAATAAGGTCGGCTATCCCGACAAGTGGCGCGACTACACGGCCCTGACGGTCAAGCCCGGCGACTACTTCGGCAACGCCCGTCGCGCAAGCGCGTTTGAGAATACGCGCGAGTGGAACAAGCTCGGCAAGCCTGTCGATCTGAACGAGTGGGGCATGACGCCGCCGACGGTGAACGCCTACTTCAACCCGCAGATGAACGACATCAACTTCCCGGCAGGCGTGCTGCAGCCACCGCTCTATGACCCGAAGAGTGATGATGCGCCGAACTACGGCAACACCGGCTCCACGATCGGCCACGAACTGACGCACGCCTTCGATGATGAAGGCCGCCAGTTCGACTGGAAGGGCAACCTGCGCGACTGGTGGACGCCTGAAGATGCGAAGGGCTTTGAGCAGCGCATTCAGTGCGTGCGCGATCAGTACGCGGGCTTCGTGGTGGTGGACGACATGCACATCAACTCGAAGCTGACCTCGGGCGAGGACGTGGCCGATCTTGGCGGCACGCTGCTGGCCTACATGGCGTGGAAGAAGGAGACCGAAGGCGAGCACCTGATGCCCAAGGACGGTCTGACGCCCGACCAACGTTACTTCGTCGGCATGGCGCAGTGGGCGTGCGAGAACGCTCGCCCCGAGCAGCTTCGTGTGCAGACGATCACGGACCCGCACTCGCCGGGCTTCGCGCGTATCAACGGTGTGGTCAGCAACATGCCTGAGTTCCAGAAGGCGTTCGGCTGCAAGGCTGGCCAACCCATGGTGCATACGCCAAGCTGCAAGGTCTGGTAA
- a CDS encoding acyltransferase family protein, translating into MTAPNAPSSSAKPLSAAAQRSLLIDVVKGLAIILVAMGHTNQGLSREILIPWTVRVNAFIYAFHMPAFFFVSGIFVLSSLQKRGLRHFLVNRAKTLLWPFYVFAILISPWTPYLFRRWMHEGPPPLHDVLRNLVSANAEWFLPTLFFSLIIVALLRRVPAPLLFLLSWPLGVYWHQIGLAWVDRTVEFLPFLWLGVWVGSRYGVIERVPRGVAASLAMVLGGVIYVLTPNQLYLSNWRFVPVGIAGTLMLLLLARVIGSGALGRGLAWLGVASLGIYLMASYGQGFGRLLLHLVHVRAPLPHLLFDSAVAIAFGAWVYQHREKLRIGWIFICPF; encoded by the coding sequence ATGACAGCACCGAATGCGCCCTCCAGTTCTGCCAAGCCGCTTTCCGCTGCGGCGCAACGTTCCTTGCTGATTGACGTGGTCAAGGGGCTGGCAATCATTCTGGTGGCCATGGGGCACACCAACCAAGGGCTTTCGCGCGAGATACTTATCCCCTGGACCGTTCGTGTCAACGCATTTATCTATGCGTTTCATATGCCGGCGTTCTTCTTCGTCTCCGGCATCTTTGTTTTGTCGAGCCTGCAAAAGCGCGGGCTGCGTCACTTTTTAGTGAACCGCGCCAAGACCTTGCTCTGGCCGTTTTACGTCTTTGCCATCCTGATTTCTCCGTGGACGCCGTACCTCTTTCGCCGCTGGATGCACGAAGGTCCTCCACCGCTTCATGACGTCTTGCGGAACTTGGTTTCTGCGAACGCTGAGTGGTTCCTGCCCACGCTGTTTTTCTCGCTCATCATCGTGGCTCTGCTTCGCCGCGTTCCGGCACCGCTGCTTTTCCTTCTCTCCTGGCCTCTAGGCGTTTACTGGCATCAGATCGGGCTCGCCTGGGTAGACCGTACGGTAGAGTTCCTTCCGTTTCTATGGCTTGGAGTCTGGGTCGGCAGCCGCTACGGAGTGATCGAGCGCGTTCCCAGGGGCGTGGCGGCATCGCTTGCCATGGTGCTCGGGGGCGTGATTTACGTCCTGACTCCAAACCAGCTGTACCTGTCGAACTGGCGGTTTGTTCCGGTAGGCATCGCTGGAACACTGATGCTTCTGCTGCTGGCCCGCGTGATCGGTTCCGGCGCCCTGGGCCGGGGGCTGGCGTGGCTTGGTGTTGCTTCCCTGGGCATCTACCTGATGGCGTCCTACGGCCAGGGATTCGGTCGGTTGCTGCTCCATCTGGTCCACGTCCGCGCTCCGCTGCCGCACCTGCTCTTCGATTCTGCGGTGGCTATAGCCTTTGGCGCCTGGGTCTACCAGCATCGGGAGAAGCTGCGCATCGGTTGGATCTTTATCTGTCCGTTTTAG